In a single window of the Nicotiana tomentosiformis chromosome 10, ASM39032v3, whole genome shotgun sequence genome:
- the LOC104113568 gene encoding G-type lectin S-receptor-like serine/threonine-protein kinase At4g27290, which translates to MSSLFFLLFVLSYFSLKKPFPFVTAQKNSIIGNTIDANKWITIASTIVSSGGNFEMGFFTPGNNSNYYIGIWYKKLSIQTVIWVANRETPVSIYEMNFAEFKIQNGNLVLLNGTRHIIWSTSLNFSTNSNTSQVVATLFDDGNLILSNGDSNNSRNHLWTSFDHPSHTFMPGSKFGYNKRTKLKQALISWKNANDPSPGPFTHEVNKDRYSGQGVNMWNHSVIYWNSGPWTGNNFTGVPYQPNPMFNYTYVDNDNEIYYQYNFLNPVLISRFIMDFDGQTKQLLWMDSTNDWNVFYTDPKKVCDVFGYCGAFGTCNELSSAASVCDCLPGFTPKSNEDWNLKSFSGGCMRKMGLKCGNFSVVDWEKDKFWMQKNMRLPANNVSVIVQNEAECEKTCLENCDCVAYAYKNGDGCLIWSGELLNLQQLSQDNANGSTIYVRLAASEFSSNKDEQQKQTSKKLKIAIPIGVIAAVLFLSCVSYIYYRKRRSAKIKENTTKSLMQNTEGEAELIDIQDDDKGNIEVPFFSFESILMATDNFSEQNKLGQGGFGPVYKGIFSGGREIAVKRLSSHSGQGINEFKNEVMLIARLQHRNLVRLLGYCIQSSEKILLYEYMANKSLDTFIFDRKLCMKLDWRKRFEIIEGIARGLLYLHYDSRLRIIHRDLKTSNILLDEELNPKISDFGLARVVEGKITQANTNKVVGTYGYMAPEYAIDGLFSIKSDVFSFGIVILEIISGRRNTGFFHQEEASNLLGHAWRLWKEDKAMDLVDQSLQESCNKEEAIKCLNVGLLCVQEDPKDRPNTTNIIMMLGSENIISLPRPNQPAFMTRKCANNTSSSSATKSDVVSNNELTVTIETGR; encoded by the exons AGCAAATAGAGAAACACCAGTTTCCATTTATGAAATGAATTTTGCAGAATTCAAGATTCAAAATGGAAACTTAGTTCTCCTCAATGGAACTAGACATATAATTTGGTCCACAAGTCTAAATTTCTCCACCAATTCTAATACTTCTCAAGTTGTAGCAACTTTATTTGATGATGGGAATTTGATATTGAGTAACGGAGATAGTAATAATTCAAGAAATCATCTATGGACAAGTTTTGATCATCCATCTCATACGTTCATGCCCGGTTCAAAATTCGGGTACAACAAACGTACGAAACTGAAACAAGCTCTGATATCATGGAAGAACGCGAACGATCCTTCTCCTGGACCCTTTACTCATGAAGTTAACAAGGATAGATATAGTGGCCAAGGTGTTAATATGTGGAACCATAGTGTAATTTATTGGAATAGTGGACCTTGGACTGGTAACAATTTTACTGGTGTACCTTACCAACCAAATCCTATGTTTAATTACACATATGTTGACAATGATAATGAGATTTATTATCAGTACAATTTCCTTAATCCTGTACTTATATCAAGATTTATTATGGATTTCGATGGACAAACGAAACAATTACTATGGATGGATAGCACGAACGATTGGAACGTGTTTTATACTGATCCGAAAAAAGTTTGTGATGTTTTTGGTTATTGTGGAGCTTTTGGTACTTGTAATGAACTAAGCTCCGCGGCTTCAGTATGTGATTGTTTGCCTGGTTTTACGCCTAAATCGAACGAAGATTGGAATTTGAAAAGTTTTTCTGGTGGATGTATGAGGAAAATGGGATTGAAATGTGGTAATTTTAGTGTTGTTGATTGGGAGAAGGACAAGTTTTGGATGCAGAAAAATATGAGATTACCTGCAAATAATGTATCTGTGATAGTTCAGAATGAAGCTGAATGTGAAAAGACATGTTTAGAGAATTGTGATTGTGTTGCCTATGCTTATAAAAATGGAGATGGATGTTTGATTTGGAGTGGAGAACTTTTGAATTTGCAACAACTCTCACAAGATAATGCAAATGGAAGCACAATCTATGTTAGGCTTGCAGCTTCTGAATTTTCAAGTAACAAAG ATGAACAGCAAAAGCAAACATCAAAAAAGCTGAAAATTGCCATTCCTATTGGTGTAATTGCTGCAGTTCTCTTTCTTTCATGCGTTTCCTACATATATTATAGAAAAAGAAGAAGCGCAAAAATCAAAG AGAATACTACAAAATCTCTCATGCAAAATACTGAAGGAGAAGCAGAGCTAATTGATATTCAAGATGATGATAAAGGCAATATTGAAGTTCCATTCTTCAGTTTTGAAAGCATATTAATGGCAACAGATAACTTCTCAGAACAAAATAAGCTTGGGCAAGGGGGATTTGGTCCTGTTTACAAG GGTATATTTTCAGGAGGAAGAGAAATTGCAGTGAAAAGGCTATCAAGTCATTCTGGACAAGGGATAAATGAATTTAAGAATGAAGTAATGTTGATTGCAAGGCTTCAACATCGAAATCTTGTTAGACTTTTGGGTTATTGCATTCAATCAAGTGAAAAGATTTTACTCTACGAGTATATGGCAAACAAAAGTTTAGACACCTTCATATTTG ATCGAAAACTATGCATGAAATTGGATTGGAGGAAGAGATTTGAAATTATAGAGGGAATTGCTAGAGGACTTCTTTATCTACACTATGACTCAAGGTTAAGGATCATTCATAGAGATCTCAAAACAAGTAATATATTATTAGATGAAGAGTTGAACccaaaaatatcagattttggcttagCAAGGGTTGTTGAAGGGAAAATTACACAAGCAAACACAAATAAAGTGGTTGGAACCTA TGGCTATATGGCTCCAGAATATGCAATAGATGGATTATTTTCAATTAAGTCAGATGTATTTAGTTTTGGAATAGTTATACTGGAGATCATCAGTGGAAGAAGAAATACTGGATTTTTTCACCAAGAAGAAGCATCAAACCTCTTAGGCCAT GCATGGAGATTATGGAAAGAAGATAAGGCAATGGACTTAGTGGATCAATCACTACAAGAATCATGCAACAAAGAAGAAGCAATTAAATGCCTTAATGTTGGGCTTTTGTGTGTACAAGAAGATCCAAAAGATCGTCCCAACACAACAAATATAATAATGATGCTTGGTAGTGAAAATATTATTTCTCTTCCAAGGCCAAATCAACCAGCTTTTATGACAAGAAAATGTGCTAATAACACATCTTCTTCTTCTGCTACTAAATCAGATGTTGTTTCCAATAATGAGCTGACTGTCACCATTGAAACAGGTCGATAA
- the LOC104113567 gene encoding heavy metal-associated isoprenylated plant protein 20 translates to MGFMYHISEICEVSSKRKSKKHKTMQTVEIKVKMDCDGCERKVRNAVSSIKGVKSVEINRKDSRVTVTGYVEKSKVLKKVQKTGKKAEIWPYIKYNLVSNPYAVGVYDKKAPSGYVKIDPQALQIPNTPSEIFTSMFSDENPNACSIM, encoded by the exons atgggGTTTATGTATCATATATCAGAAATATGTGAAGTTTCAAGTAAAAGAAAGAGTAAAAAACACAAAACCATGCAG ACAGTTGAAATAAAGGTAAAAATGGACTGCGATGGCTGTGAAAGGAAAGTCAGAAATGCGGTTTCCTCCATTAAAG GCGTGAAATCAGTGGAAATAAACAGAAAAGATAGCAGGGTGACAGTGACTGGTTATGTAGAAAAAAGCAAGGTATTAAAGAAAGTACAGAAAACTGGAAAGAAAGCTGAAATCTGGCCatatattaaatataatttagTATCAAATCCTTATGCTGTTGGAGTATATGATAAGAAGGCACCTTCTGGTTATGTCAAGATTGATCCTCAAgctcttcaaattccaaataccCCTTCTGAGATATTCACTTCTATGTTTAGTGATGAAAACCCTAATGCTTGTTCAATTATGTAA